A genomic segment from Thermincola ferriacetica encodes:
- a CDS encoding 6-bladed beta-propeller: MRLNTLLNKIREKKVNKKDLIIAILVLIIAALIFFGWYYFRTKRNPFTVTFAPPDKHKYLFSIYEPGVMSRPLGVAVSEWGDVFVADSANHRVAVFDANGAFKTVLGKQGAGPGEFNYPTGIAVYGRKIYVADFYNRRVQVLNFDGKQLSVLPRGKDLRELGGNIFPVTVAVDRSGNVYVSDVSQHRIVVFDDSGRFVRYFGRAGSNPGELSYVNGIAVNEDAGEIYLANSNNGRIDTFDLNGRYLPDRISGKGAANPKGIAFEESTGSLYVADTLAHKIHVLDKRGNEIETIGQRGLDIGQFNFPTAVAVDNRGRIYVADRENNRIQVFGR, encoded by the coding sequence ATGCGGCTGAATACTTTACTGAACAAAATCAGAGAGAAAAAGGTAAATAAAAAAGATTTAATAATAGCCATTTTGGTTCTGATCATTGCTGCGCTTATTTTCTTTGGCTGGTACTACTTCCGAACCAAGCGCAACCCTTTTACTGTAACCTTTGCTCCACCGGATAAGCATAAATACCTGTTCAGTATTTATGAACCCGGCGTTATGAGCAGGCCATTGGGAGTGGCTGTCAGTGAATGGGGCGATGTTTTTGTGGCCGACAGCGCTAACCACCGGGTGGCAGTTTTTGATGCCAACGGAGCTTTTAAAACCGTTCTCGGCAAACAGGGCGCAGGCCCAGGGGAATTTAACTACCCGACAGGAATTGCGGTATACGGCCGGAAAATTTATGTTGCTGATTTCTACAACCGCCGTGTCCAGGTATTAAATTTTGACGGCAAACAATTGAGTGTTTTACCCAGGGGAAAAGACCTGAGAGAACTTGGCGGCAACATTTTTCCGGTTACTGTGGCTGTTGACCGGAGTGGGAATGTTTATGTTTCGGATGTCAGTCAACACCGGATTGTGGTGTTCGATGACAGCGGACGGTTTGTCCGGTACTTTGGGCGCGCCGGCAGTAATCCCGGTGAATTGTCATATGTGAACGGGATAGCTGTAAATGAAGATGCAGGTGAAATTTATCTCGCTAATTCAAATAATGGGCGGATAGATACTTTTGACCTTAACGGCCGGTATCTGCCCGACAGGATAAGCGGTAAAGGTGCGGCCAACCCGAAAGGGATTGCTTTTGAGGAAAGCACGGGCAGCCTTTATGTCGCCGATACCCTGGCCCACAAAATCCATGTCCTGGACAAAAGAGGCAATGAAATTGAAACAATAGGCCAGCGGGGGCTGGATATAGGCCAGTTTAATTTTCCAACGGCTGTTGCTGTGGACAACAGAGGCAGGATTTACGTGGCTGACCGGGAAAACAACAGGATTCAAGTCTTTGGCAGATAG
- a CDS encoding NHL repeat-containing protein produces the protein MLEMKRLISPNKIAVSLLLIVFLVLAITVLGQRNTQQWAYSGLRVYNVIFGYGSNTLNHPSAVAVGLKGEVFVANAGNRKIMVFAENGRYLYSFSGPGTGLAELKNPVAMAVGPNGDLYVSDHDRKEVIVFKSSGEYKYTVSADRPAEFIPNGIIVGEKGRVFVVNEHDRNLYTFSSEDRKLKKLPGGAKKDGFNINGDLCWDPDTGKIYGTDIENKQVVVLQNGEITKSWGQKYLSTPGGIAFDRSRKLVFVSDSVRSRVVVFGTDGEYKGEFGSLGEKKHNFNFPEGLAMDQRGRLYVADRGNNRVIIYEFR, from the coding sequence ATGCTGGAGATGAAACGCCTGATATCGCCAAACAAGATTGCTGTGTCATTGCTGCTTATTGTTTTCCTGGTATTGGCAATAACCGTTTTGGGGCAGCGCAATACCCAGCAATGGGCCTATTCGGGTTTGCGGGTTTATAATGTTATATTTGGTTATGGTTCAAACACCTTAAACCACCCTTCTGCCGTGGCAGTAGGCCTTAAAGGCGAGGTTTTTGTAGCAAATGCCGGAAACAGAAAAATTATGGTTTTTGCTGAAAATGGGAGATATTTATATAGTTTCAGCGGGCCTGGAACGGGTTTGGCGGAACTTAAAAATCCGGTGGCAATGGCGGTGGGGCCGAACGGAGATCTATACGTATCCGACCATGACAGGAAAGAAGTAATAGTGTTTAAAAGTTCCGGTGAATACAAATATACCGTTTCTGCTGACAGACCAGCGGAATTTATCCCTAATGGGATTATAGTGGGGGAAAAGGGCCGGGTGTTCGTTGTGAACGAACATGACCGGAATTTATATACATTTTCATCAGAGGATAGAAAACTGAAAAAGCTGCCGGGCGGCGCAAAAAAGGATGGCTTCAACATTAACGGAGATTTGTGCTGGGACCCGGATACAGGGAAGATCTACGGTACAGATATTGAAAATAAACAGGTTGTGGTTTTGCAAAACGGAGAGATTACAAAGTCATGGGGACAGAAATATCTGTCAACGCCGGGCGGAATTGCATTCGACAGATCCCGCAAGCTTGTATTCGTCAGTGATTCAGTGCGGTCACGGGTAGTAGTTTTCGGAACGGACGGTGAATACAAGGGTGAGTTTGGCAGCCTTGGTGAAAAGAAACACAATTTCAATTTTCCTGAAGGGCTGGCCATGGACCAGCGAGGAAGGCTGTACGTTGCCGACAGGGGAAACAACCGGGTAATTATATATGAGTTCAGATAG
- a CDS encoding fibronectin type III domain-containing protein: MQKFRYKKLLILIAVATVAANVAYFASPARSQQGTYFSDEFNMGAYDWTSVKGNWAVVNGQYTELTKPDTETNWAAAGSLSWTDYAVEAKVYSNDRTGKFYIAGRWQDENNHYGLEYSCDETGAAGANSARFVLYSKKNGVRYNLLTMERATNPKVPYIGEDAATVPNNPYPAVIKVKFKGSNIEIYCNNQLIGFTADTSLNYGKIALGEFNRQVYFDDIFVWDVTPPVILSVTEKEIAGTAATISFSTNESTSYRIDYGPTEAYGFYRTQTARDFKHEVDLTGLSLNTQYHYKITVTDAAGNTAVSEDRVFTTAAELDTVAPSVYNVSSGDIAADTVTIYWNTSEPGNSIVDYGTEPGVYKWSISYDARTTAHAVYLKRLENLTTYYFRVKSRDLSGNLGISGEYSFTTLNDLRPKITAVKTGSTPTVNLSVYWKDVPEAVSYKVYVSTSNDWGAPVATIADEAGKTQYTYYQGSLTAYTNYFVRVYAINGSGQVGYSTIRAFPPGNNPHGNPHGYYWDNPELCGNCHYTHSALGPKLIKEVNADRLCVTCHDGTQSKYDVINGKLLGPTSDQTKDPNGVWTDVYRTTWYNSIAGPYGSIGGATAAGSAYIPTSRHDLNIYNYAAPGNNIENVEVADANLSCSSCHDPHGSDNYRNLRTNMNVLNTENPPLITVEAYAVTDPANKREKTVYVRGAVEFCGACHSDFNQGAGASRNAISTTQQPGMTLSNASMHMYMHPVNVSAQYVTKTAYAVPLPDYLPYENGKIICQTCHYTHGTTNTGKHIRRDGFESTCLKRFDKTTGCEDCHDKTNHPD, encoded by the coding sequence ATGCAGAAGTTTAGATACAAAAAATTGTTAATTTTAATTGCCGTTGCAACTGTAGCGGCCAATGTAGCCTATTTTGCCTCTCCGGCCCGGTCACAGCAGGGTACCTACTTCAGCGACGAATTTAATATGGGCGCCTATGACTGGACTTCTGTAAAGGGTAACTGGGCAGTTGTCAACGGCCAATATACGGAATTAACCAAACCTGATACGGAAACCAACTGGGCTGCCGCCGGGTCACTCAGTTGGACGGACTATGCGGTGGAAGCCAAAGTATATTCCAATGACCGGACAGGCAAATTCTATATTGCCGGCAGGTGGCAGGACGAAAACAACCACTACGGCCTGGAATACAGTTGTGATGAGACAGGGGCTGCCGGTGCCAATTCTGCCAGGTTTGTCTTATACAGCAAGAAAAACGGAGTAAGATATAACCTGCTGACTATGGAGCGGGCAACGAACCCGAAGGTACCTTATATAGGCGAGGACGCCGCTACTGTTCCCAATAATCCTTACCCGGCAGTTATAAAGGTCAAGTTTAAGGGTTCAAATATTGAAATATATTGCAACAACCAGTTAATCGGATTCACAGCCGATACTTCCTTGAACTACGGCAAGATTGCGCTGGGTGAATTTAACAGACAGGTGTACTTTGATGATATTTTTGTCTGGGATGTTACCCCGCCTGTTATTTTATCTGTGACTGAAAAAGAAATTGCCGGAACTGCTGCAACCATCAGTTTTTCCACCAATGAATCCACCTCCTACCGGATTGATTACGGCCCGACGGAAGCTTACGGGTTTTACAGGACGCAAACGGCCAGGGACTTTAAACATGAAGTTGATTTGACAGGCCTCTCTTTAAATACCCAGTATCATTATAAGATTACTGTTACCGATGCGGCAGGCAATACCGCGGTAAGCGAGGACCGGGTATTTACTACCGCTGCCGAACTTGATACGGTGGCTCCCAGTGTGTACAATGTTTCTTCCGGGGATATTGCTGCCGATACGGTTACGATCTACTGGAATACAAGTGAGCCCGGCAACTCCATTGTGGATTACGGCACCGAACCGGGTGTTTACAAATGGTCAATTTCGTACGATGCCAGAACTACTGCCCATGCTGTTTACCTGAAGAGGTTGGAAAACCTGACCACCTATTACTTTCGTGTTAAGTCACGGGATCTGAGCGGTAATCTGGGTATTTCGGGGGAGTATTCCTTTACCACTTTAAATGACCTGAGGCCAAAAATAACTGCGGTTAAGACAGGTTCAACACCTACGGTTAACCTTTCTGTGTACTGGAAGGACGTTCCTGAAGCTGTAAGTTACAAAGTTTATGTTTCCACCTCAAATGATTGGGGAGCGCCGGTGGCGACCATCGCCGATGAAGCGGGCAAGACACAATATACATATTATCAAGGTTCTCTAACGGCGTATACAAACTATTTTGTCCGGGTTTATGCCATTAACGGAAGCGGCCAGGTGGGTTACAGCACCATTAGGGCTTTTCCTCCGGGGAACAACCCGCACGGCAACCCACACGGATACTATTGGGACAACCCAGAGCTTTGCGGCAACTGCCATTATACCCATTCGGCCCTGGGACCCAAGTTGATAAAGGAAGTCAATGCCGACCGTTTATGTGTAACATGCCATGACGGGACCCAGAGCAAGTATGATGTAATTAACGGCAAGTTACTTGGGCCCACGTCAGATCAGACGAAAGACCCCAACGGTGTTTGGACAGATGTTTACAGGACTACCTGGTACAATTCCATTGCCGGACCTTACGGGTCCATAGGAGGGGCAACGGCGGCCGGTTCTGCCTACATACCGACTTCCAGACATGATCTCAATATATATAACTACGCTGCACCGGGCAATAATATTGAGAACGTTGAGGTGGCTGATGCCAACCTGTCCTGCAGTTCCTGTCATGACCCCCATGGGTCCGATAATTACCGCAACTTACGCACAAACATGAATGTTCTTAATACCGAAAATCCCCCGCTTATCACGGTGGAGGCCTATGCTGTCACAGACCCTGCCAACAAAAGGGAAAAAACTGTCTATGTGAGGGGGGCCGTTGAATTCTGCGGCGCCTGCCACAGTGACTTTAACCAAGGGGCCGGTGCCAGCCGGAATGCTATTAGCACTACGCAGCAGCCTGGGATGACCTTGTCGAATGCATCCATGCATATGTACATGCACCCGGTTAATGTCAGCGCACAGTATGTGACCAAGACGGCTTACGCAGTGCCCCTGCCTGATTATCTGCCTTACGAAAACGGAAAAATTATCTGCCAGACCTGCCACTACACCCACGGTACCACAAATACCGGTAAACATATCAGACGCGACGGGTTTGAGTCCACCTGCCTGAAACGGTTTGACAAAACCACGGGTTGTGAAGACTGCCATGATAAGACCAACCATCCCGATTAA